The Candidatus Baltobacteraceae bacterium genome has a window encoding:
- a CDS encoding multicopper oxidase domain-containing protein: MTRRASVLATLLLAFLGLSLLHAAPGAAKAPHTPSPCGEPLMGAFTEPQRVDVWSLPKDAGGRNELVLGVHKERDRYCYRYKLDGVSRAVAPVIVVRRGERFDLRIANDISSQSRGEFVASNVLPECMPMAMPPAKVVHYAGYLNHEIDDTWMPKLAVDTNVHLHGFQGPALQENIFLSTLSTPMQACEYHIDIPPSQPPGTYYYHPHVHGGAGEQIAGGLAGVWIVEPDTPQIAPSADHLVYLAYDWPAKVDYQYMPDNTALYIAGMLHEAALKNVKPVAYDPFHPPAWPLGFPLSAAGVAMDPNACDGINTEAVLSVDGHAVPATLTVPGGRDQLLRIVNGTSDSPKALKLRDESGNTVPMHVVEIDANPLSGDAAHPLARYLAVDKLMVSSANRSDILLDVPAGRTYTLWSTHYCEGSMAFLQLPHPLLRVTGTAVTQDDPAPAVASQPVNVADTPAAKLVAYARAHPALVRKRAITFTEYLFPATGKKIPIHSSYFITDTTNANFHEHAFYPQFAKGQTVPAHADITVKRGSVEEWYVFNATMESHTFHIHQMSFVQLDGGPDGAPVTIDDMWDPVGTLLPNPKDRQYPLVKPSLVRVLMDFRNVPRGTFVFHCHMLFHEDRGMMGIIRVE; the protein is encoded by the coding sequence ATGACCAGACGAGCAAGCGTTTTAGCGACGCTGCTTTTAGCGTTTTTAGGGCTGTCACTCTTACACGCCGCGCCCGGCGCCGCAAAAGCCCCGCATACGCCGTCGCCGTGCGGCGAACCGCTAATGGGCGCCTTTACCGAACCGCAACGGGTGGACGTGTGGAGTCTGCCCAAAGACGCCGGCGGCCGTAACGAGCTCGTGCTCGGCGTGCACAAAGAGCGCGATCGTTACTGCTATCGCTATAAGCTCGACGGCGTCTCACGCGCCGTCGCCCCGGTGATCGTCGTGCGGCGCGGCGAACGCTTCGATTTGCGCATCGCCAACGACATTTCATCGCAGAGCCGGGGGGAGTTCGTCGCATCGAACGTTTTGCCGGAATGCATGCCGATGGCGATGCCGCCGGCCAAGGTCGTCCATTACGCTGGTTACCTCAATCACGAAATCGACGACACGTGGATGCCCAAGCTCGCGGTCGATACGAACGTTCACCTGCACGGCTTTCAAGGTCCGGCGCTGCAAGAGAATATTTTTCTCTCGACCTTGAGCACGCCGATGCAGGCGTGCGAATACCACATCGACATTCCACCGTCGCAGCCTCCGGGAACGTACTACTATCATCCGCACGTGCACGGGGGCGCGGGCGAACAGATCGCGGGCGGACTGGCCGGCGTCTGGATCGTCGAGCCCGATACGCCGCAAATCGCCCCGTCGGCCGATCATCTCGTGTATTTGGCGTACGACTGGCCGGCTAAAGTCGACTATCAATACATGCCTGACAACACCGCGCTGTATATCGCGGGCATGCTGCACGAGGCGGCGCTCAAAAACGTCAAGCCCGTTGCCTACGATCCGTTCCATCCGCCCGCGTGGCCGCTGGGCTTTCCGCTGAGCGCGGCCGGAGTCGCGATGGATCCCAACGCGTGCGACGGTATCAACACCGAAGCGGTGTTGAGTGTCGACGGTCACGCGGTTCCCGCGACGCTTACGGTTCCGGGCGGACGAGATCAACTTTTGCGCATCGTTAACGGCACGTCGGATTCGCCGAAAGCGCTCAAGCTGCGCGACGAGAGCGGCAACACGGTGCCGATGCACGTCGTCGAGATCGACGCCAATCCGCTCAGCGGCGATGCCGCGCATCCGCTCGCGCGCTATCTCGCCGTCGACAAGCTGATGGTTTCGTCGGCGAATCGCAGCGATATTCTGCTCGACGTGCCGGCCGGACGTACCTACACGCTGTGGTCGACGCATTACTGCGAAGGATCGATGGCGTTCTTACAGCTCCCGCATCCGCTGCTGCGCGTCACCGGAACGGCGGTAACGCAAGACGATCCGGCTCCCGCCGTCGCGTCGCAGCCGGTCAACGTTGCCGACACTCCGGCGGCCAAGCTCGTCGCGTACGCGCGCGCTCATCCGGCGCTGGTGCGCAAGCGCGCGATCACCTTTACCGAGTATCTCTTTCCCGCAACCGGCAAGAAGATCCCGATTCATTCCTCGTACTTCATCACCGATACGACGAATGCGAACTTTCACGAGCACGCCTTCTATCCGCAGTTTGCAAAAGGCCAAACGGTTCCCGCGCACGCCGACATCACCGTCAAGCGCGGATCGGTCGAGGAGTGGTACGTATTCAATGCGACGATGGAGTCGCACACGTTCCACATCCATCAAATGTCCTTCGTGCAGCTCGACGGCGGCCCCGACGGTGCGCCGGTTACCATCGACGATATGTGGGATCCGGTCGGCACCCTGTTACCGAATCCCAAAGATCGGCAATATCCGCTCGTCAAGCCGAGCCTCGTGCGCGTGCTGATGGATTTTCGCAACGTGCCGCGCGGCACGTTCGTCTTCCACTGTCACATGCTCTTCCACGAAGACCGGGGCATGATGGGCATCATTCGGGTAGAGTAA
- a CDS encoding choice-of-anchor Q domain-containing protein, which translates to MKKRAIGLSLAARVAAFTLTGALIAGCSASSRLLPAVPGGASELSAPRAGDGAAPDRSGAGSVRVLMQIRIPRRTSRRSGLHPATISPLTHSVSIAIDTAKAQVFNTTATSPDCTTGSTGTTCTFAAHAPAGTDTFTVTTYSGVNATGAALDRGIALKVPISKGKANHVAIKLGPLVTTVADTGTGSLRYAVQTAGSGDTITFSLPKPSTITLASPILISGALTIAGPGAADVVLSGGGTHQLFKIQGNVTISGLTLTKGKAATPGQPGGAIFNIGNLTLASDTIGSNTSTASFRRVSVNMHSLKMFGLHPHCSTTPAEGGAIFNGGTLTMSLTTFTGNKVSNDAALCIVGEGGAIYNTATGNLSSTHDTYTGNAGAEGGAVYSTSLGGATFTADTFSANTGCTAANGCPTTSCGATSCTSHAEGLGAAIYDAGVGVTVTDTTFTGNVAGGKTAGSLGEGGAIYLDSLFPSITHSTFTSNLAGGGTASCSSGVGGAIYAQNSAELDSDAFNTNAATGDQIGAGGAVVSAVTLTGTGDTFTGNKATGTGGPCTTSATGFGGAIYAGGPVTLTSSAFSGNAAVGAQTGAAGAIFATSVTLSNCAFTSNAATGTGTAGATASAGEGGAVVAGTGATISGSTFTSNSATAEGSVGTEGLGGALVVAGSATVASTGNTFTSNTAAVKTGAGIAAGGAVVVATSSASLASTRDTFSKNSVTTAAGTAIGGAVYATGAPTMFFATMTSNSASGKMSEAGALALTGTTGGTLFHLVATGNSATGTTIGAGGAVIDSAGATIYESTISGNSATSAGGGILIETNAEVVFESSVNGNVVPKANFTLGGGGIGNAGGLTLDASTVSGNSITVSGAGPTGGGGVFSTAPFTLTDSTISGNKVLGSATEAGGGGLFSSASITATNSTISNNTSSLVGGGIASTSASSATLENVTLFKNAATKQGGNIYNDSSSFTLTQSVVGGGTGLTGPDIDNPGTITSGDYNIIQTAVAGTAITTMSHDLTADPKLLPLAENGGSTYTNADQSTSPGKAHIPYSGSMCGSVSITADQRGYTRGHGNVCDSGAYELAGIVSAIAHRPGHRKPASSHHTGKTPIPLPHIAPIRITLPE; encoded by the coding sequence ATGAAGAAGCGTGCGATCGGACTCTCTCTGGCCGCCCGAGTGGCCGCCTTTACTCTTACCGGCGCCCTGATTGCCGGCTGCAGCGCGAGCAGTCGCCTGCTCCCGGCGGTTCCGGGAGGCGCATCAGAGCTCTCGGCCCCCCGAGCCGGGGACGGCGCGGCGCCGGATCGCTCCGGCGCGGGCAGCGTCCGAGTTTTGATGCAGATTCGGATTCCGCGGCGCACGAGCCGGCGGAGCGGCCTGCATCCGGCGACGATCTCGCCGCTGACGCACTCCGTCTCGATCGCGATCGACACGGCGAAGGCGCAAGTCTTCAACACGACGGCCACCTCGCCGGACTGCACGACCGGAAGCACCGGTACGACGTGCACGTTTGCCGCGCACGCACCGGCCGGCACCGACACCTTTACGGTAACGACCTACAGCGGCGTCAACGCAACCGGCGCGGCACTCGACCGCGGCATCGCGCTGAAGGTTCCGATCTCCAAAGGTAAAGCCAATCACGTTGCGATCAAGCTCGGTCCGCTCGTAACGACCGTCGCGGATACCGGCACCGGATCGCTGCGCTACGCCGTGCAAACTGCCGGCAGCGGCGACACGATCACGTTTTCACTCCCCAAACCGTCGACGATCACGCTCGCGTCACCGATCCTCATCAGCGGAGCGCTGACGATTGCGGGACCCGGCGCAGCCGACGTTGTTCTTTCCGGCGGCGGGACGCATCAGCTCTTTAAGATTCAAGGCAACGTAACGATCTCGGGGCTCACGCTCACGAAGGGCAAGGCCGCAACGCCGGGACAGCCGGGTGGCGCGATTTTTAACATCGGTAACCTGACCCTCGCGAGCGACACGATCGGGAGCAATACGTCTACCGCATCGTTCCGGCGCGTGTCGGTGAACATGCATTCACTGAAAATGTTCGGACTGCATCCGCATTGCTCTACGACACCCGCAGAAGGGGGAGCAATCTTCAACGGCGGCACGCTGACGATGTCGCTCACGACGTTTACCGGCAACAAGGTCTCGAACGATGCCGCGCTGTGCATCGTCGGCGAGGGAGGCGCAATCTACAATACCGCAACGGGAAACCTGAGCTCCACGCACGACACGTACACCGGCAACGCCGGGGCTGAAGGCGGCGCGGTGTATTCGACCAGCCTTGGAGGGGCCACGTTCACCGCCGATACGTTTTCCGCCAACACTGGATGCACGGCTGCCAACGGCTGTCCGACGACCAGTTGCGGCGCAACCAGCTGCACCAGCCACGCCGAGGGCTTGGGTGCCGCGATTTACGACGCGGGTGTCGGCGTCACGGTCACCGATACCACCTTCACCGGCAACGTCGCCGGCGGTAAGACGGCGGGCTCGCTGGGAGAAGGCGGAGCGATTTATCTCGACTCGTTATTTCCCAGCATCACGCACAGCACGTTCACCAGCAATCTCGCCGGCGGCGGTACGGCGTCATGCTCGTCCGGGGTCGGCGGCGCGATCTACGCGCAAAACTCTGCCGAGCTCGACAGCGATGCGTTCAATACCAACGCGGCAACCGGCGACCAGATCGGCGCCGGGGGTGCCGTCGTGTCGGCGGTTACTCTCACGGGCACCGGCGATACCTTCACGGGCAACAAAGCGACCGGAACCGGGGGCCCCTGCACCACGAGCGCCACCGGGTTCGGCGGCGCGATCTACGCCGGGGGCCCGGTCACGCTTACGAGCAGCGCGTTTTCCGGCAACGCCGCGGTGGGTGCCCAAACGGGCGCAGCGGGCGCGATCTTCGCGACAAGCGTGACGCTCTCCAACTGCGCGTTCACCTCGAACGCCGCGACGGGAACCGGTACCGCTGGTGCGACCGCTTCTGCCGGTGAGGGCGGCGCCGTAGTCGCCGGTACGGGCGCTACGATCAGCGGCAGCACGTTCACGAGCAATAGCGCAACGGCCGAAGGTTCCGTCGGGACGGAAGGGCTCGGCGGCGCGCTCGTGGTTGCCGGCAGCGCCACGGTCGCGTCGACCGGAAACACGTTTACGTCAAATACCGCGGCGGTTAAGACGGGGGCGGGGATCGCGGCCGGCGGCGCCGTCGTGGTTGCCACATCGTCGGCATCGCTGGCATCGACCCGCGACACGTTCTCGAAGAACTCCGTCACGACCGCCGCCGGTACGGCGATCGGGGGAGCGGTCTACGCTACGGGCGCCCCCACGATGTTTTTCGCAACCATGACGTCCAACTCCGCAAGCGGCAAAATGAGTGAAGCCGGCGCGCTCGCACTAACCGGCACCACGGGAGGTACGCTCTTTCACCTCGTCGCGACCGGGAACAGCGCGACCGGTACGACGATCGGCGCGGGCGGTGCGGTGATCGATAGTGCCGGCGCGACGATCTACGAGAGCACGATCTCGGGAAACAGCGCAACCTCGGCAGGCGGCGGAATCCTCATCGAGACGAATGCTGAAGTGGTCTTCGAGTCGAGCGTCAACGGCAACGTGGTCCCCAAAGCGAATTTTACATTGGGCGGCGGCGGTATCGGCAACGCGGGCGGCCTTACTTTGGACGCGTCGACGGTGTCCGGCAACAGCATTACGGTAAGCGGCGCAGGACCAACCGGCGGCGGGGGAGTTTTCAGCACTGCCCCCTTCACGTTGACGGACAGCACGATCTCGGGCAACAAGGTGCTCGGGAGCGCGACCGAAGCCGGCGGCGGCGGGCTGTTCTCCTCCGCCTCAATCACGGCGACCAACAGCACGATCAGCAACAACACCTCGTCGCTGGTGGGCGGCGGCATCGCAAGCACATCGGCAAGCAGCGCCACGTTAGAGAACGTCACGCTCTTCAAGAACGCGGCGACCAAACAAGGCGGCAACATCTACAACGACAGCAGCTCGTTCACGCTAACCCAGAGCGTCGTCGGCGGCGGAACGGGTTTGACCGGTCCCGACATCGACAATCCGGGAACGATCACGTCAGGCGATTACAACATCATCCAGACGGCGGTCGCGGGTACGGCAATCACGACGATGTCGCACGATCTGACCGCCGACCCGAAGCTGCTTCCGCTCGCCGAGAACGGCGGTTCGACGTACACGAACGCCGATCAATCGACGAGTCCCGGAAAAGCCCACATCCCGTACTCCGGCTCGATGTGCGGAAGCGTCTCGATTACTGCCGATCAGCGCGGGTACACCCGCGGCCACGGCAACGTTTGCGACTCGGGTGCTTACGAACTCGCGGGCATCGTGTCGGCTATCGCACACCGGCCCGGGCATCGGAAACCGGCGTCGTCCCACCATACGGGCAAAACGCCGATCCCGCTGCCGCATATTGCGCCGATACGGATTACTCTACCCGAATGA
- a CDS encoding choice-of-anchor Q domain-containing protein produces the protein MKMRTIALVLTVAFLAGCSGTNRLLPSTFSSVPAVAPDGAGVTALVRMRIARRTGRRPGMHPATISPLTQSVAIAVNTAKAQIFNTTPSSPGCAIGSTGLTCTFAVHAKAGTDTFTVTTYAGVNATGAPLDRGIVAKVPIASGKANRVAVTLGPLVTNAANTGIGSLRYAVGSANDGDTITFLLAKGTTITLASPIAINGNVNIAGPGATDLAISGGNAHQIFQIAGTASISGLTLAHGKAAQPATPGGAIQNTGTLTLAYDYIGSSTSIEALRRAPGNDRRRHAHTLHPHTCGSVTYVEGGGVYNDGALTVSHTTFNANVLKSDIATCVQANGGAIYNDVDGTLSSTDDTYTANAAAAGGAVYNAGTGAATFTDDAFTANYGCNAGNGCPNIGCGATACTSYALGEGAAIYDAGSGITVVGSSFTNNVAGGKSAGAIGQGGAIYLNSDVPSIAKSTFTGNLAGGGTTSCSGGAGGAIYSTNAFEIDGDTFKNNAAIGDQNGLGGAVAGGDSITGTGDAFSGNVASSTGGPCSANSTGAGGAVYSAADNVTFASSTFTGNSAFGGRAAAAGALGGENGIVSDCTFASNTTLANGAGATQAYGGGGAVAFDTYGKIGSSTFTGNTATVDSSVAQGVFAGAVSVATGPFVSTNNRYTSNKAIEKNAPQGAIGGAIAALNDQLLSTGDTFASNSATGVLGATGGAVAATSGAQISNATVTSNEAIAPQASGGGIAIGTSGTLTHVIATKNVATGTLATGGGLFDVAGSSISDSTFSQNSATSAGGGIFAANLSETILSSTIDDNVVTKANFAAAGGGGIFAENGLSLAYSTVAGNTLTVSGPGPAGGAGIFNSGGLVLYESTVSGNTLLGTAPQSGGGGIFSLDQIIALNSTISNNSSSGDGGGLYNADNAVNELMNVTLFKNAAKAGGNIMNIAAGALSLQNTVVGGGTASTGPDIDNPGSITSADYNIIQTTPAGTAITGTTTHDLITDPKLVALSNNGGPTFTNADQATSPGRGRIPFSSSACAGVPVPTDQRGYTRGAGGHCDAGAFEYAGVPTAIARRPILPKHAFRHARPGVWTLGGRRML, from the coding sequence ATGAAGATGCGTACGATCGCCCTCGTTCTTACCGTCGCGTTCCTGGCTGGCTGCAGCGGCACGAACCGGCTACTTCCGTCAACTTTTTCGAGCGTTCCCGCCGTGGCGCCCGACGGCGCCGGCGTGACGGCGCTCGTACGGATGCGGATTGCGCGCCGGACCGGCCGCCGGCCCGGGATGCACCCGGCGACGATCTCGCCGCTTACGCAGTCGGTCGCGATCGCGGTCAATACCGCTAAAGCGCAAATCTTCAATACGACGCCGTCGTCGCCCGGATGCGCGATCGGCAGCACGGGGCTTACGTGCACGTTTGCGGTGCACGCCAAGGCCGGCACCGACACGTTCACCGTCACGACGTACGCCGGCGTCAACGCAACCGGTGCTCCGCTCGATCGCGGCATCGTCGCGAAGGTGCCGATCGCTAGCGGCAAAGCCAATCGCGTCGCGGTGACGTTAGGGCCGCTGGTCACGAACGCCGCGAACACCGGCATCGGCTCGCTGCGCTACGCGGTGGGCAGTGCGAACGACGGCGACACGATTACCTTCCTGCTCGCGAAGGGGACGACGATTACGCTCGCGTCGCCGATCGCCATCAACGGCAACGTCAACATCGCCGGACCGGGCGCCACGGACCTTGCGATTTCGGGCGGCAACGCGCATCAGATTTTTCAGATCGCCGGCACGGCTTCGATTTCGGGACTCACGCTCGCGCACGGTAAGGCCGCGCAGCCGGCTACGCCGGGCGGCGCAATCCAGAACACCGGCACCCTGACGCTCGCCTACGATTACATCGGCAGCAGCACGTCGATCGAAGCCCTTCGCCGCGCGCCCGGCAACGATCGCCGGCGGCACGCGCACACGCTCCATCCGCATACCTGCGGGAGCGTCACCTACGTCGAAGGCGGCGGCGTGTACAATGACGGTGCGCTGACCGTCTCGCACACGACGTTCAACGCCAACGTCCTCAAGAGCGACATTGCAACCTGCGTGCAAGCCAACGGCGGCGCGATCTACAACGACGTCGACGGAACGCTGAGCTCGACCGACGATACGTACACCGCCAATGCAGCTGCGGCAGGCGGCGCGGTGTACAACGCGGGAACGGGCGCCGCGACGTTCACCGACGACGCGTTTACCGCCAACTACGGATGCAACGCCGGCAACGGTTGCCCGAACATCGGATGCGGCGCGACCGCCTGCACGAGCTACGCGCTCGGCGAAGGTGCGGCGATCTACGACGCCGGCAGCGGCATTACCGTCGTGGGCAGTTCCTTCACCAATAATGTCGCCGGCGGCAAGTCGGCCGGCGCGATTGGTCAGGGCGGCGCAATCTATCTCAACTCCGACGTTCCAAGCATTGCGAAAAGCACGTTTACCGGCAACCTCGCCGGCGGCGGCACCACGTCGTGCTCGGGCGGCGCGGGTGGCGCAATCTACTCCACCAACGCGTTCGAAATCGACGGCGATACGTTTAAGAACAACGCCGCAATCGGCGACCAGAACGGCTTGGGCGGCGCCGTTGCCGGGGGCGACTCAATCACGGGCACCGGCGACGCGTTTAGCGGCAACGTTGCCTCATCGACGGGCGGTCCGTGCTCGGCTAACTCAACCGGTGCCGGTGGAGCGGTCTACTCCGCAGCCGACAACGTGACGTTCGCGAGCAGCACGTTCACCGGCAACTCCGCCTTTGGCGGCCGTGCCGCCGCTGCCGGCGCGCTCGGCGGCGAAAACGGTATCGTCAGCGACTGCACGTTCGCGTCGAACACGACGTTGGCCAACGGCGCCGGTGCGACGCAAGCCTACGGCGGCGGCGGCGCGGTTGCATTCGATACGTACGGCAAGATCGGCAGCAGCACGTTCACCGGAAATACCGCGACGGTTGACAGTTCCGTCGCACAAGGCGTCTTCGCCGGCGCCGTCAGCGTCGCGACCGGACCGTTCGTTTCGACGAACAACAGGTATACGTCGAATAAGGCGATTGAAAAGAACGCTCCCCAGGGCGCGATCGGCGGCGCGATCGCCGCACTCAACGACCAGCTCCTTTCGACCGGCGACACGTTCGCGTCAAACTCCGCGACGGGCGTCTTAGGGGCCACGGGCGGCGCGGTGGCCGCAACGAGCGGCGCCCAGATCAGCAATGCCACGGTGACGTCGAACGAAGCGATCGCACCGCAAGCGTCGGGCGGCGGCATCGCGATCGGCACGAGCGGTACGCTCACGCACGTGATCGCAACGAAAAACGTCGCCACCGGAACGCTCGCAACCGGCGGCGGCCTGTTCGACGTCGCCGGCTCGTCGATTTCCGACAGCACGTTTTCGCAAAATAGCGCGACGTCGGCGGGCGGCGGCATCTTCGCGGCAAACCTCAGCGAAACGATCCTTTCTTCGACGATCGACGACAACGTCGTGACGAAGGCCAACTTCGCCGCGGCGGGCGGCGGCGGGATCTTTGCCGAGAACGGTCTCAGCCTCGCCTATTCAACCGTTGCCGGCAACACGCTCACGGTGAGCGGCCCGGGACCCGCCGGCGGCGCCGGCATCTTCAACAGCGGCGGCCTCGTACTCTACGAGAGCACGGTGTCCGGCAACACGCTGCTTGGAACCGCACCGCAAAGCGGCGGCGGCGGCATCTTTTCGCTCGATCAAATCATCGCGCTCAACAGTACGATCAGTAATAACAGCTCGTCGGGCGACGGCGGCGGACTCTACAACGCGGACAACGCGGTCAACGAGCTCATGAACGTCACGCTCTTCAAGAACGCGGCGAAGGCCGGCGGCAACATCATGAATATCGCCGCGGGCGCGCTTAGCTTGCAGAACACCGTCGTCGGCGGCGGTACCGCGTCGACCGGCCCGGACATCGACAATCCCGGCTCGATCACCTCGGCCGACTACAACATCATCCAAACCACGCCGGCCGGTACGGCAATCACCGGCACGACCACGCACGATCTCATCACGGATCCAAAACTGGTAGCGCTCTCGAACAACGGCGGCCCGACCTTCACGAACGCCGATCAAGCGACGAGCCCCGGACGCGGTCGCATTCCGTTTTCGAGTTCGGCTTGCGCGGGCGTTCCGGTTCCCACCGACCAGCGGGGCTATACGCGGGGCGCCGGGGGTCACTGCGACGCCGGCGCCTTCGAGTATGCGGGCGTCCCGACGGCAATCGCCCGCCGTCCGATCCTTCCGAAACACGCCTTCCGGCATGCGCGTCCAGGGGTATGGACGCTTGGGGGACGCCGCATGCTGTAG